CGATCTGAAAAATCTCGGCGCCGGGCGTCATACCGTGCCCATTCATTTCAAAGCGCCGTCTCGCATGAATGTGGCGCAGATCGTTCCCAAGGATGTCGAAATCGAACTGGCGCGCATGATCGACAAGGAGCTCAAGGTCAAGATCCTTCCTCCGGAGAACATGCCGGAAGGATACGTCATGGATGGAGCCACATCGGATCCGGACGTGGTGGTGGCTCACGGACGCGAGGATCAGCTTTCCTCGATCTACGAAATTTCCGTGCGCCCCACTCTGGAGGAACTTTTTCGCGGCGGCGCCTGGCGCATTCCGCTCAGATCCCCCAGCGGGGTGGAACTGGATTTTTCGCCTGCCGACGTGACCGTGTCCGCAACCTACTATCAGGGAATACCGCGCAAGGAACTCCCCGTGGAAGTGAGAACTCGCGGCACGCTGCCGCCAAGCCTTCGCCTCCTTTCCGCGAAGGCGGTGCCCGAGACCATTCTTGTCGAAGGACGGGCGGAAGCGTTCGATCAGGTCGCCAAGCTTTACACAGAGCCGATCAACCTGGCGCGCCTTTCCAAGAGCGCTTCCATCCAGACGAAAATTGCGGAGGTCCCCGCCGGCCTGTCACTGCTTTCTTCTCCGGCCGTTACCGTGAACGTGGAAGTGAAAACGCTGAACGACACCCGCGACTACGAAGAAATTCCCATTTCGGTGACGGGAGCGTCCGCTGATGTGCGCTGGGCCGTTGAGCCGGCGACGGTGACCGTGTATGTCGAAGGAACCGCCAACGTCTTGCAGAACTTGACGCTGAAAGATCTTGAACTGACGGCTTTCGTCGACGTTTCCAATATTGTCGCTCCGTCGATGCGCCTGCCGGTCCATCTGAAACGAAAAGAAATCGCCGGAGTCGAATCGGTCGGCGTTGAACCGTTAACCGTAAAGGTGACGCGGCAGTCTCAATAATCTGGTCTCGGGGAGGAAAAACGAATGGATGTTAAAAGCACATCGGCGCCGCGTTGTCGTTGTCTGTTCGGCACCGATGGGGTGCGCGACATTGCCAACAGAGGATCTATGACTCCGGAAATGGCGCTTCGGCTGGGAAGGGCCTATGTCCTGTTTTTGATTCAGCGCGGCACGCCGCGTCCCAAGATCGTGGTCGGGCGCGATACGCGTCGTTCGGGCAAAATGCTGGAATCGGCGCTTGTGGCGGGAATGATGTCCGCGGGAGCGGAGGTTATTTTGCTGGGCGTCATCCCGACCCCGGCCGTAAGCTACGGAGTTCTTTTCTTCAAGGCGCAGGGCGGGGCGATCATCAGCGCTTCCCATAATCCGCCGGAATACAACGGCATCAAATTTCTCAGCGGCGCGGGACAAAAGCTGCGCGACGGCGAAGAGTTGGAGATCGAGGACTATCTCGGGGACGACTTGATCGACGACTGGCGGCCTTCCGGGGCTTCCATCGGCGAGATGGTTTCGGAGGAGGGGTTTGCGATCATGTACGCCGACCGCGTGCTTCAAATCCTCGACAGCGATCGTCTTTCCGGCATGAAGATCGTTTTCGACTGCGCCAACGGCGCCGCTTCGACAGTCATCCCATTGATCGCGCAAAAGCTTGAGTGCGAGAGCGTGTTGATTGGCGCCGAGCCCGACGGATTGAACATCAACGAGAAAAGCGGCGTCATGCATTTGGAGGCTTTGACCGAGGCGGTGCGGGCGAACGACGCCGACATCGGCATCGCTTACGACGGAGATGCCGATCGCGTCCTGTTGGTCGATCGGCAGGGCGCGGTCATCAACGGCGACATCGTGCTCTGGGTCCTGGCGCGCTGGCTGCAGCGGGAGGGCATTCTCGGCAGCGGCGTCGTCGCGACGGTGATGAGCAACGGCATTCTGGAAAATCATCTGCGCAAGGAAGGAATTCAGGTTTTTCGCTGTGCCGTGGGCGACCGATACGTTCTTGACATGATGAAGAACACGGCTTCCGGACTGGGCGGCGAACAATCCGGGCACGTGATCATCGACCATTACGTCAGAACGGGGGACGGGCTCTGCACGGGCTTCGCCTTCTTGCGCGCGTGCCGCGAGTTGGGGGAAGTGCCTGAAACGCTGGTGGACCGTTTCGATCCGTTCCCGCAGGAACTGACGAATATCGCTGTCTCGGATCGGGATAAGGTTATGCAGGACGCGGATTTGAGAGATGCCATCGAACAGACGAATCGCGAATTGGGGGCGACGGGGCGCGTGTTTTTGCGTTCTTCGGGGACGGAACCGCTGATCCGTCTGCTGGTAGAATGCAAGGACCGCGATACGCTCGCGTCGCTGTCGAAGAAGTTCGGCGCGATGATTCGCGCTCTTTAGAGTTCGCCGCGTTCGGAAAATGGGGAGGATTGAACCGTACGGTTCAATCCTCCCCATTTTGTGATAATATAAACGCTGGGAGGAAACGTACGAACGGAAGCGCCAGGACTGAACCGTTTCTGATTCAGCGGCGACAGTCGACGAGGACGAAAGCGATCGAACCATTCGGCGGATGCTTTCGTGGCGGGCGAAGGGGAGCCATGAACCTCTGTCACAAAACCCCGGGGCGACCTGGGTACAAACGGCAGAGGCCCTTCAGTGCTGAGGAGGTTGCTCAGTATGTGTGGAATTGTTGGTTATGTCGGCAACAAGAATGCCTGCGAGATTATCATTCAAGGGCTGGAGCGCCTTGAATATCGCGGGTACGATTCTGCGGGTGTTGCCGTTTGCGAGAAGGGCACTTTCAAGACGGTCAAAACCGTGGGCAAGGTGGCGAAGCTCAAAGAGCTTGTCGGCGCCGACGGGCTGAAGGGAAACGTCGGCATCGGACATACCCGTTGGGCCACTCATGGCGGCGTGACGACGGCGAACGCCCATCCTCACACCGATGAGAAGCATATGGTGGTTCTCGTCCACAATGGAATCATCGAAAACTACAAGGAACTCCGCGACGAACTCGTCGCTGAGAACGTGCATTTCAGCTCGGAGACGGACACGGAAGTTGCGGCGCAGCTTCTTGCCCGTCTCTATGACGGAGAGCCTGTCAAAGCTCTGTGCCAGCTTTTCAAGAAGTGCCGCGGAGCGTTTGCCTTTGTGCTTGTTTTCGGCGATCGACCGAATGAGCTCTACTGCGTGAGAAAAGGCGCACCGTTGGTTGTCGCTCTGGGAAACGGCGAAGCGTATTGCGCGTCGGACGTGCCGGCAGTCGTCGAACACGCGGACAAAGTGATCTTTTTAAACGAAGGCGAGATCTGCCGTCTGAGCACGTCTGGCGCCGAGTTCTGGGATCTCGACGGCGTTGCGCATCAGCGCCGCACTGTTTCCGTAGACGTGGACAGGGCGATGATCGACAAAGCCGGCTACCCGCATTTCATGTTGAAAGAAATCAACGAGCAGGGCTCCGTCCTGCGTCGCGCGCTTTTTGGCCGCACCGCAAGCGATCTGATCGATCTCAGCGGCGAGTGGGGAATCACGCCTGAAAAGGCCAAGACGTTCAAGCGCATGGACCTTGTTGCCTGCGGCACGTCATTTTATGCGGCGACCGTCGCGCAGCGGGTATTGGAGAAATATCTGAAGGTTGACATTCGCGTCGATATCGCTTCCGAATACCGTTATCGACCGCTCAGAGCCGGCGGGGATACGATAGCGGTTTTCGTGTCTCAGTCCGGCGAAACGCTCGACACGCTCGAAGCTCTTCGGCACGTGAAGGAGCTGGGGGCCTATACCGTGGCGGCGACGAACGCTCCCAATTCATCGATCGCCCGCGAAGTGGACGACGTGATCCGCCTGAACGCCGGCATCGAGATCGGCGTGGCGGCGACAAAGACGTTCACGGCGCAGATGGCGGTGCTGATTTTGGCCGGGCTGTATCTGGCCAAACTCCGCGGCGAACTGCCCGGCGCGGACGAAAAGCGCCTCGCCGAAGCGATGAAGGATTTGCCGTACAAGGTCGAACAGACGTTGCTTTTGAAAGACGTCGTTCGCTCTTTGGCCCGCAAGTTCGGCGCAGCGCGGGATTTTCTGTTCCTGGGGAGAGGCGTTTCCTATCCGGTGGCCATGGAAGGCGCTTTGAAGCTGAAAGAGATCTCCTACGTTCATGCGGAGGCGTACGCCGCCGGGGAGATGAAACACGGCCCCATCGCTCTGCTCGATGAAGAGCTTCCGGTCGTCGTGGTCGCCCCGGCGGACGAGCTGCTGGAAAAAACGCTTTCCAACGTGGAGGAAACGCGCGCCAGAAAAGCGCCGGTGATCATTGTCACCACGGAAAACGTTCCCGACGTGAACGATGTGTCGGGAACAATCAAGGTGCCGATGACCGAAGCCGAGTTAACGCCGTTCCTGACAGTTCTGCCGCTGCAGATATTCGCCTACGAATCAGCGCTGCTGCGCGGCTGCGATATCGATCAGCCGCGAAATCTGGCAAAGAGCGTCACCGTCGAATAAATAATAAATTTAAAGAGAACGTTCGGGATGGCTCGATTCCGAACGTTCTTTTTTGTAGAAAACTCACGGCGAAAACGGTTTGCCTGCGCTTGCTCTTTTTTGTACAATGAACGCAGTCTCTGGGAAAGGATGAGCGCACCATGAGAAAAAGCGTGTTCCTGATGGCCGTCGCAGGCGTCTTCATGGGCTTCGGCTGGCGCGCCGACTACGCCGCGAAAATGCGGAAAATGGAAAACGTCGAAACGGTCGGGGCTGCATACGTGACGGAGCGTGCCGGACGAAAGGATTTTTTCGTCGTGGATCTGCGCGGCGCGCCCGCGGCGGAGCGAACGCCCGCCGCTTTCGAAGTCTTTCTGACGTCGGCGCAGCTCGAAAGCCCCGAGGCCGCCGCGCTGCTCAAACGCGCGGGCATCGATTCCGACGCCGAGATCGTACTGCGCGGCGGCACGGAGGAACAGACCGCCGCCGCGGCGAAACGGCTTCTGACGCTGCTGAACTGGAACTCGCTGGTCGTGAAAAGACTGGCGGCGGAGCCGTAAAGAAGAAAAGGAGCGGCCGGATGAGAATGACGCGCGGCGAAGCGGAGATCATGTCGTTCCGGGCGGGCGACGAGCGTGAGATCCCCGCTCTGGTGCGGTCGGTGTACGGAGGAAACTATGACCGGCGCTTTTACGAGCCGTCGGCAATCGCGCGCATGGTCGGCGAAGGTTTGTTCCTCGTCGCGGCGCGCCGGGGCGGACGCCTTGTAGGCATGACGGGATTCCGCGCCGAAGGGAGTTCCAACCGGCGGCTGTTCCGCACCTATCGCCGCATGGTCGCGCCCGAAGCGCGCGGGCTGGGGCTGGCGCGTGCCATGGAGGACCTGGGCGAACGCTTTTTGATCGAAGAGGGATTGCCGGAAGGCTTTTACGCTCAGGTCGAGGCGTCCAGTCCTTCGAACCGTCTTCTGTCGGAGTGCGGATTCGCGCTGACGGCGGCGGAACCGGCCGTGGGGAAACGCGCCGCCCAGACCTTTCTGTTCAAAGAATTGGAACCTGTCCGCGGCAAACTGAATGAAAACGGCTCGCTGGCCGCGGCGTATACGATGGCGGACGCCCCGCCGGTACAGAGGATCGACGCCGCCCGAGCCGGGCGCGGTCTGTTCGACGCGCTCGAACGGCTGTGCCGCGAAGGCAAAACGCTGGAGCTTTTTATGCCGCCGCCGAGCGAGGAAGATCGCGAGAGGCTGCGCGGCCTCGGATTTTTCAGCTGCGGCGTCGCGCGCCGCTGGAGGCCGGACGGCGACGGCGAAATCTTTATGAAAACATTCGCGCGCGCCGAGCTGCCCGCTCCGCCGCTGCAGGATGAACGAACTCTGGCGCTGTGGGAAGCCGTGCGCCGCGGCATGAAACGCGTCGGTTTATAAAAAGCGAATGGGGAAGCCGAACGCTCCGGCTTCCCCATTCGCTTTTTCCTAGGCGGGGGCGTGGAACTCTTTGTCGAAAATCACGGTGAAACAACTGCCCGAATCGGGCGCGCTGCTCAGCTCGACGGACGCGCCGTGAATCGCGGCGGCGTGTTTGACGATGGCCAGTCCCAGGCCGGTGCCGCCGGTTTCCTTGCTGTGGCTCTTGTCCACGCGGTAGAAACGCTCGAAGACGCGGTCCTGGTGTTCCGGCGGGATGCCGATGCCCGTGTCCTGCACGGTCAGCGCGACGGTCTCGTTCCCTTCGGCGACGTCGACGAGAACGGAGCCTCCCTCTCTGTTGTACTTGACGGCGTTTTCGATCAGGTTGAACGCCATCTCGTCGAGCAGGGGACGAACGCCCCAAACGCAGGCGCGGCGGCCGGTCAGTTCGATCAGCACTTTTCGGCTTTCAGCTTCGGGTTTGAGACGCGGCAAAATTTTTTCGCAGAGATCGAAGAGGTCGACGTTTTCACGAGGCGGCAGGGCCGCTTTCTCGTCGAGCTTCGACAGCTCCATGATGTCGTTGACCAGCGCGATCAGGCGGCTGGCTTCGCCGTGGATTTTCTCGGCGAAGCCGCGCAGGTCTTCCGGTTTGGCGAGTCCCGAGGCCATGATCTCGGAGTAACCGGCGATGGACGTAAGCGGCGTGCGCAGTTCGTGCGACACGTTGGCGGTGAATTCCCGGCGCTGTCGTTCCGCCTGCTGGCGGGCCGTGACGTCGAGCAGCAGCACGACCATGCCCGCCTGTTTTTGTTCGCCGGCGACGGTCACGGGCGTGGAGAGAAGACGATAAACGCGGCCGCCGACGTCCAGCAGCGCTTCGCCGTTGCGCCCCGCCTGCGCGGCCTGGACAACGCTGTGCAGTTCGGCGCTGCGGCTGACGAGGAGGATATTCTGACCGACGTATTGAGCGGGGTCGACCGCGAAAATTCTCGCGGCGCTGCGATTGATGGCCAGCACCGTTCCTTCTTTGTCGACGTGGAGCAGCCCTTCGCGCATGTTTTCCGTAACGGCGGCCAGTTCGCGGCGTTGATTTTCCAGCTCGTCGAGCTGGCTGCGCAGCGTCTCGTTCTGATTTTCAAGGCGGAGCAGAAGCGGCGTCAGCTCGTCGTAAGCGTCGTTCTCCAGGGGCTCGGCGAGGTTGAGCCGGGTAATCGGAGCGGTGATGCCGCGGGCCAGAGCGCGCGAAAGAAACAGAGCCAGCAAAGCGGTCAGCGCCGCGGTAACGGTCAGCGGGAACACGACGCGGCGCGCCAGGCCGGCGGTCGTGCCGCGGGTGACGGCGACGCGCAGAATACGCCCGTCGTCCAAGCGGACGGCGCAGTAATGCGTTTTTTCCGTGAGCGTGTCTGAATAGCGGTAGCTTTCGCCGCGGCCGCTGCGAAGCGCTTCCTGCACCTCGGGGCGGGCGCGGTGATTTTCCATTGCGCCGCTGGGCGCGTGATTGTCGTAAAGGACCTGTCCGTCGGCGGAGATGAGCGTGACGCGGCGGCTGTCGGGCAACGCGCTCAGATATTCTTCGGCGTTGCGCAGAAGCGGCAGCGTCGCGGCCACGGATCGGGCTTCGGCGCGGAGCTCTTCGGCCACGCGCGCGTCGATGCTTTTGTAGGAGGCCCGGGCCGTAAACAGCCCAACGATGAAGACTGCGGCCAGTGCGGTGAGAAAAATACTCCAGAAAATTCGCCGCTGCATTCGTCAACCTCCCAATTTGTATCCTACGCCGCGCACCGTCTGGATCAGCGAAGCGCAGTCGCCGAGCTTGCCGCGCAGAGTCTGGACGTGGACGTCCACGGTGCGCGTGCCGCCCTCGTAACTGTAATCCCAGTTGCGTTCCAGAAGCTGTTCGCGCGTGAAGGCCACGCCGGGATGCCGCATCAGCAGTTCCAGCAGGGCGAATTCCTTCAGCGTCAGCGCGACCGGGCGGCCGCCGGCCGTAACTTCGTGGCGCCGGCTGTCCAGTTTCAGCGCGCCGCAGCTGAGGACGGCCGCGCCCTTTTCTCCGCCCGCCGCGCGCAGGCGGGCTTTGACCCGCGCCACCAATTCCATCATGCCGAAAGGTTTGGCGATGTAATCGTCGGCGCCCAGGTCGAGTCCCCGCACCTTATCGTATTCGGAACCTTTGGCGGTGACCATGATCGTCGGGACGCTTTTCAGCGAAGCGTCCTGACGGATGCGTTTGAGGATGCTCAGGCCGTCCTCGCGCGGCAGCATGATGTCGAGCAGGATCAGATCGGGCTTCCGTTCGGCGCAGGCGACGTAGAACGCCTGACCTTCCGCAAAGCCGCGGGCTTCGAGCCCCGTCTGGTTGAGCGTGTAGACCACCAGTTCGCGGATACCCGAATCGTCTTCGACGTAATAGATCATTCTTTCTCTCCGTTTTTATGGACGCCCGTGAGGGAGAACTCCACCCATTCGGCGATGTTTTGCGCGTGGTCGCCGATCCGCTCGAAATACTTGGCGATCATGAGCAGGTCGACGGCCTGCTCGCTGCAGGAGGCGTCTTTGTGGATCAGTTCCACCAGCTCGTTCTTGACGATGCGGAAAAGTTCGTCGACCAGATCGTCGAGCTCGAAGACGCTCTTCGCTTTTTCGAGGTCTTTCCGTACGAAAGCGTCGATGCTGCCGGTAACCATTTCGATGGCTCTGGCGGCCATCCGCGGCAAATGAATCAGCGGTTTGATGTAAGCCTGCCCGCGCAGGCGCAGGATGATTTCCGCGATATCCGCCGCCTGGTCGCCGATGCGTTCCAGATCGGTGATCATTTTCAGCGCCGCGGAGATCAGACGCAGATCCCCGGCGACGGGCTGCTGTTCGAGCAGCAGTTTGAGACAGAGCGACTCGACGGCGCGCTCCTGAGAATCGATCTCCCGTTCAAGCTCGATCGCCCGTCCGGCGGCGTCCTCGTCCTGTTCGGACAGCGCTTGGGCGGCGCTTGCAATGGCTTGTTCCGCCAGGGCCCCCATTGCCAGCAGGTTGTTGTTGAGCTGGTTCAGCTGCTTGTCAAATCGGCTTCTCATTTTAACCAAACCTCCCCGTGATGTAATCTTCGGTGCGCTTGTCCCGAGGATTGGAAAAGAGGCGATCGGTCCCGTCGTACTCGACGATCTCTCCGAGCAGGAAAAACGCCGTTGTGTCCGAGATGCGCACCGCCTGCTGCATGTTGTGCGTCACCATGACGATCGTGTATTTTTCCTTCAGCGCCGTGACGAGATCTTCGATCCTGGCGGTGGAAAGCGGGTCGAGGGCGCTGGTGGACTCGTCCATCAGCAGCACCTCCGGCTCCACCGCCAGAGCCCGGGCGATGCAGAGGCGCTGCTGCTGTCCGCCGGAAAGACCAAGCGCGCTGGATCTGAGGCGGTCTTTCAGTTCGTCCCAGATGGCGGCGTCGCGGAGGGATTTCTCGACCACGGCTTCGAGGCGGGCGCGGCTGCGAACGCCGTGGGTGCGCGGACCGTAGGCGACGTTGTCGAAGACGCTCATCGGAAAAGGGTTGGGTTTTTGAAAGACCATGCCCACGCGCTTGCGCAGCGTCGTCGTCTCCATTGTATCGTAAATATCCTCGCCGTCGAGAAGCACTTTGCCGGTGATTCTGCAGCCTTCGAGCAGATCGTTCATACGGTTCAAAGTCTTCATCAGCGTGCTCTTGCCGCAGCCGGAAGGACCGATGAACGCCGTGACTTGACGTTCGGGAATGGAAAGGGAAACGTTTTTCAGCGCGTGGAATTTATCGTAATACAGATTGAGATTTTCGACGTCAAACCGAGCCATGGGCGAATCTCCTTGCCGCAAAAGAGGACAACGCGTTGATGCCGGCGGTGATGATCAGCAGCATAACGGCGGTAGCATAAGTCTGGTTCATGTACAAACCTTCGCTGGACAACGTGTACATATGCACGGCGAGCGTGCGCGACGAATCGAAAACGCTGCGGGCGACCTCGGCGACCGTACCCGCCGTGTAAATCAGCGCCGCCGTCTCGCCGACGATGCGTCCGATGCCGAGAATAACGCCGGCGAGAATTCCGGGAACGGCCGACGGAAGCACGACGCAAAACACCGTGCGCAGACGTCCCGCGCCAAGGCCGAAGCTGGCCTCGCGATAACTGTCGGGCACGGCCCGCAGCGCTTCTTCCGCCGTGCGCATGACCAGCGGCAGAATCATCATCGCCAGCGTCATCGCTCCCGCCAGCAGCGAGATGCCCATGCGGCAGGCCGTGACGAAAAAGAGCAGCCCGAACAGCCCGTAAATAATGGAAGGGAGCCCCGACAGCGTTTCCGCCGTGACGCGCACCGCTTTCACGAAAAAGCCCCCGCGCGCGGCGTACTCCGCCAGGTAGACAGCGGCTCCAAGACCGGCCGGAACGGCGGCGAGAAGAGCCAGCAGCGTCATTGACAGCGTGTTGATCAGCGCCGGCGTCAGCGAAACGTTGACGGAATCGTATTTCCATGCGAAAAGATCCGGCCTCAGATAGGGAACGCCGTGGCGCAGGATATCCGCAACGATGACCAGCAGCACGGCGACGGTAAAGAACGAGGCGGCGTAAACAAGGCCTTTCGTCAGCAGCGATTTCAAGCGGTTTATTGTCACGCCTGCGACCTCCTTCGCAGCAGAGAAAAAGCGAGATTGACGATCAGAATGAACGCGAAAAGCACGACGCCCGTTGCGATCAGCGCCTCGCGGTGCAGGTCGGCGGCGTAGCCCATTTCCATGACGATGTTGCTCGTCAGCGTGCGTACGCCGCGGAACAAGCTCGTGGGGATCACGGCGCGGTTGCCGGCGACCATCATCACCGCCATAGCCTCGCCGACGGCGCGTCCGACGCCGAGGATCATCGCCGCGATCACGCCGGAACGGGCGGCGCGGAGCACGACGCTGAACACGGCGCGTTCGTGGGTGGCTCCGAGCGCCAGCGCTCCTTCGTAATAACTCCGGGGCGCGGCGTTCAGCGCCGCCTCGCTGACGGCGATAATCGTCGGCAGGATCATGATGCCCAGAAGCAGCGCCGCCGCC
The nucleotide sequence above comes from Pyramidobacter porci. Encoded proteins:
- a CDS encoding CdaR family protein codes for the protein MKKNQPARLDDWLSSRVFLIVFSLILSFVLWFYVVGNRNEEIAKTYEVRLDFLNPPADLALFPSVRTVVVTLNGERRAMNVLQNSQLTAEVDLKNLGAGRHTVPIHFKAPSRMNVAQIVPKDVEIELARMIDKELKVKILPPENMPEGYVMDGATSDPDVVVAHGREDQLSSIYEISVRPTLEELFRGGAWRIPLRSPSGVELDFSPADVTVSATYYQGIPRKELPVEVRTRGTLPPSLRLLSAKAVPETILVEGRAEAFDQVAKLYTEPINLARLSKSASIQTKIAEVPAGLSLLSSPAVTVNVEVKTLNDTRDYEEIPISVTGASADVRWAVEPATVTVYVEGTANVLQNLTLKDLELTAFVDVSNIVAPSMRLPVHLKRKEIAGVESVGVEPLTVKVTRQSQ
- the glmM gene encoding phosphoglucosamine mutase, giving the protein MDVKSTSAPRCRCLFGTDGVRDIANRGSMTPEMALRLGRAYVLFLIQRGTPRPKIVVGRDTRRSGKMLESALVAGMMSAGAEVILLGVIPTPAVSYGVLFFKAQGGAIISASHNPPEYNGIKFLSGAGQKLRDGEELEIEDYLGDDLIDDWRPSGASIGEMVSEEGFAIMYADRVLQILDSDRLSGMKIVFDCANGAASTVIPLIAQKLECESVLIGAEPDGLNINEKSGVMHLEALTEAVRANDADIGIAYDGDADRVLLVDRQGAVINGDIVLWVLARWLQREGILGSGVVATVMSNGILENHLRKEGIQVFRCAVGDRYVLDMMKNTASGLGGEQSGHVIIDHYVRTGDGLCTGFAFLRACRELGEVPETLVDRFDPFPQELTNIAVSDRDKVMQDADLRDAIEQTNRELGATGRVFLRSSGTEPLIRLLVECKDRDTLASLSKKFGAMIRAL
- the glmS gene encoding glutamine--fructose-6-phosphate transaminase (isomerizing), which produces MCGIVGYVGNKNACEIIIQGLERLEYRGYDSAGVAVCEKGTFKTVKTVGKVAKLKELVGADGLKGNVGIGHTRWATHGGVTTANAHPHTDEKHMVVLVHNGIIENYKELRDELVAENVHFSSETDTEVAAQLLARLYDGEPVKALCQLFKKCRGAFAFVLVFGDRPNELYCVRKGAPLVVALGNGEAYCASDVPAVVEHADKVIFLNEGEICRLSTSGAEFWDLDGVAHQRRTVSVDVDRAMIDKAGYPHFMLKEINEQGSVLRRALFGRTASDLIDLSGEWGITPEKAKTFKRMDLVACGTSFYAATVAQRVLEKYLKVDIRVDIASEYRYRPLRAGGDTIAVFVSQSGETLDTLEALRHVKELGAYTVAATNAPNSSIAREVDDVIRLNAGIEIGVAATKTFTAQMAVLILAGLYLAKLRGELPGADEKRLAEAMKDLPYKVEQTLLLKDVVRSLARKFGAARDFLFLGRGVSYPVAMEGALKLKEISYVHAEAYAAGEMKHGPIALLDEELPVVVVAPADELLEKTLSNVEETRARKAPVIIVTTENVPDVNDVSGTIKVPMTEAELTPFLTVLPLQIFAYESALLRGCDIDQPRNLAKSVTVE
- a CDS encoding GNAT family N-acetyltransferase → MRMTRGEAEIMSFRAGDEREIPALVRSVYGGNYDRRFYEPSAIARMVGEGLFLVAARRGGRLVGMTGFRAEGSSNRRLFRTYRRMVAPEARGLGLARAMEDLGERFLIEEGLPEGFYAQVEASSPSNRLLSECGFALTAAEPAVGKRAAQTFLFKELEPVRGKLNENGSLAAAYTMADAPPVQRIDAARAGRGLFDALERLCREGKTLELFMPPPSEEDRERLRGLGFFSCGVARRWRPDGDGEIFMKTFARAELPAPPLQDERTLALWEAVRRGMKRVGL
- a CDS encoding sensor histidine kinase yields the protein MQRRIFWSIFLTALAAVFIVGLFTARASYKSIDARVAEELRAEARSVAATLPLLRNAEEYLSALPDSRRVTLISADGQVLYDNHAPSGAMENHRARPEVQEALRSGRGESYRYSDTLTEKTHYCAVRLDDGRILRVAVTRGTTAGLARRVVFPLTVTAALTALLALFLSRALARGITAPITRLNLAEPLENDAYDELTPLLLRLENQNETLRSQLDELENQRRELAAVTENMREGLLHVDKEGTVLAINRSAARIFAVDPAQYVGQNILLVSRSAELHSVVQAAQAGRNGEALLDVGGRVYRLLSTPVTVAGEQKQAGMVVLLLDVTARQQAERQRREFTANVSHELRTPLTSIAGYSEIMASGLAKPEDLRGFAEKIHGEASRLIALVNDIMELSKLDEKAALPPRENVDLFDLCEKILPRLKPEAESRKVLIELTGRRACVWGVRPLLDEMAFNLIENAVKYNREGGSVLVDVAEGNETVALTVQDTGIGIPPEHQDRVFERFYRVDKSHSKETGGTGLGLAIVKHAAAIHGASVELSSAPDSGSCFTVIFDKEFHAPA
- a CDS encoding response regulator transcription factor — protein: MIYYVEDDSGIRELVVYTLNQTGLEARGFAEGQAFYVACAERKPDLILLDIMLPREDGLSILKRIRQDASLKSVPTIMVTAKGSEYDKVRGLDLGADDYIAKPFGMMELVARVKARLRAAGGEKGAAVLSCGALKLDSRRHEVTAGGRPVALTLKEFALLELLMRHPGVAFTREQLLERNWDYSYEGGTRTVDVHVQTLRGKLGDCASLIQTVRGVGYKLGG
- the phoU gene encoding phosphate signaling complex protein PhoU, which translates into the protein MRSRFDKQLNQLNNNLLAMGALAEQAIASAAQALSEQDEDAAGRAIELEREIDSQERAVESLCLKLLLEQQPVAGDLRLISAALKMITDLERIGDQAADIAEIILRLRGQAYIKPLIHLPRMAARAIEMVTGSIDAFVRKDLEKAKSVFELDDLVDELFRIVKNELVELIHKDASCSEQAVDLLMIAKYFERIGDHAQNIAEWVEFSLTGVHKNGEKE
- the pstB gene encoding phosphate ABC transporter ATP-binding protein PstB; its protein translation is MARFDVENLNLYYDKFHALKNVSLSIPERQVTAFIGPSGCGKSTLMKTLNRMNDLLEGCRITGKVLLDGEDIYDTMETTTLRKRVGMVFQKPNPFPMSVFDNVAYGPRTHGVRSRARLEAVVEKSLRDAAIWDELKDRLRSSALGLSGGQQQRLCIARALAVEPEVLLMDESTSALDPLSTARIEDLVTALKEKYTIVMVTHNMQQAVRISDTTAFFLLGEIVEYDGTDRLFSNPRDKRTEDYITGRFG
- the pstA gene encoding phosphate ABC transporter permease PstA → MTINRLKSLLTKGLVYAASFFTVAVLLVIVADILRHGVPYLRPDLFAWKYDSVNVSLTPALINTLSMTLLALLAAVPAGLGAAVYLAEYAARGGFFVKAVRVTAETLSGLPSIIYGLFGLLFFVTACRMGISLLAGAMTLAMMILPLVMRTAEEALRAVPDSYREASFGLGAGRLRTVFCVVLPSAVPGILAGVILGIGRIVGETAALIYTAGTVAEVARSVFDSSRTLAVHMYTLSSEGLYMNQTYATAVMLLIITAGINALSSFAARRFAHGSV
- the pstC gene encoding phosphate ABC transporter permease subunit PstC translates to MTQAKENAAKWIFAAAAAASVIAVALICVFLFAGGIPGMMKIGVWEFLSGTRWRPGNDIYGILPMILGSLYVTAGALLIGAPAGLLTAVYLSRFASPRMTRILRPAVSLLAGIPSVVYGFWGVTTIVPLIRRYFGGSGSSLLAAALLLGIMILPTIIAVSEAALNAAPRSYYEGALALGATHERAVFSVVLRAARSGVIAAMILGVGRAVGEAMAVMMVAGNRAVIPTSLFRGVRTLTSNIVMEMGYAADLHREALIATGVVLFAFILIVNLAFSLLRRRSQA